A single Augochlora pura isolate Apur16 chromosome 2, APUR_v2.2.1, whole genome shotgun sequence DNA region contains:
- the Trbd gene encoding ubiquitin thioesterase trabid isoform X1 → MSNRLEERESKWTCEYCTYENWPSSLRCTMCRNFKPLLGEDIYRLRDPSPQRSGSNVASGPVTHLSPTDSYNLSPQNYSQNVPSGGKWSCAMCTYLNYQNTTRCVQCGNKKPMGLNQSIHSIASNLHEHLAPLRLGDPPPNSGSIPPPINLHPERYYNLQTNLHPEKWSCLDCTYENWPKATKCVMCGNHKEKDRRDKSTNNVGIILPSPERDHSQRNLPSPPHVPYIHQTQRDENMAVGRRGSHRYSDSRNDNLSTPQSPNNCDYERRLKQLRRHTDWCWLNACLGIVEGDNAPVEAYLASGGDPARQLTHSEVLLLNRSSAFDVGHTLVHLAIRFQREDILATLLSQIEGSGSGVKRVPSYVAPDLAAQIRRHVTNSIRLCKGSFPCYFVTDIATFALPAEVEDLPSIVQEQLLEELLDKEAQQQLEGGCGEPPALNWSLEITERLGSRLHALWNRSAGDCLLDSAMQATWGVFDRDNALRRALADSLQQAGQFFYPRWREYEASQASRMLDFTLEETQWQEDWESLLATAAQPGSALEQLHVFALAHILRRPIIVYGVKYVKSFRGEDIGYARFEGVYLPLLWEPSFCIRSPIALGYTRGHFTALVPIEPYASSRIPPISSHGGVGLVTGNSPLQQLQIEMQTTFMPLMDREHKLLPIHFLSPEEVGREETILKEWLDVCRTEGGVLVAQQKLHKRPLLVAQMLEEWLNHYRRLAQTNNAPFLRPPVLQDYSSDGDTEDE, encoded by the exons ATGAGTAACAGGCTTGAAGAGCGAGAGTCGAAATGGACCTGTGAATATTGTACATACGAAAACTGGCCTTCTTCTTTGAGATGCACGATGTGCAGAAATTTCAAGCCTTTATTAGGGGAGGATATCTACCGTCTAAGGGATCCAAGTCCACAAAGATCTGGATCGAACGTCGCGTCTGGTCCAGTAACTCATTTAAGTCCTACGGATTCTTATAATCTTAGTCCACAGAATTATAGTCAGAATGTACCATCGGGTGGAAAGTGGTCTTGTGCAATGTGTACCTATCTTAACTATCAAAATACCACACGTTGTGTTCAGTGTGGAAATAAAAAACCCATGGGTCTCAATCAGTCTATACACTCCATAGCTTCGAATTTGCATGAACATCTAGCACCCCTTAGGCTAGGAGATCCACCACCAAATTCAGGATCTATACCTCCGCCGATAAATTTACACCCGgaaagatattataatttacaaactaATTTACATCCCGAAAAGTGGTCTTGCCTCGATTGTACTTATGAAAATTGGCCAAAAGCTACGAAGTGCGTGATGTGTGGTAATCataaagaaaaagacagaagAGATAAAAGCACCAATAATGTGGGTATTATTTTGCCAAGTCCAGAAAGAGATCACAGCCAGCGCAACTTACCCTCTCCACCCCATGTACCATATATTCATCAAACCCAAAGGGATGAGAATATGGCTGTAGGACGAAG GGGCTCGCATAGATATTCTGATAGCAGGAATGACAATTTATCGACTCCTCAATCTCCTAATAATTGTGACTATGAACGTAGATTAAAGCAGCTAAGGCGTCACACTGATTGGTGCTGGTTAAATGCATGTCTTGGCATTGTGGAAGGTGACAATGCTCCTGTCGAGGCTTATTTGGCAAGCGGAGGCGATCCTGCTCGTCAGTTGACGCACTCGGAAGTTCTGCTTCTTAATAGAAGTAGCGCTTTTGATGTCGGACATACTCTAGTACATTTAGCAATTAG ATTTCAAAGAGAAGATATTCTAGCAACATTATTATCACAAATTGAAGGTTCAGGTTCTGGAGTAAAAAGGGTACCAAGTTATGTTGCACCAGATTTGGCTGCTCAGATACGCAGACATGTCACCAATAGTATCCGGTTATGCAAGGGTTCCTTTCCATGTTATTTTGTCACTGATATAGCTACATTCGCTTTGCCTGCCGAG gTAGAGGATTTACCGAGCATTGTTCAAGAACAGCTATTGGAGGAGTTACTAGATAAGGAAGCTCAACAGCAATTAGAAGGTGGTTGCGGAGAACCGCCAGCACTAAATTGGTCTCTTGAAATTACCGAGCGTTTAGGAAGTCGCTTACACGCGCTTTGGAATAGATCTGCCGGAGACTGTTTACTAGATTCTGCAATGCAAGCTACTTGGGGAGTTTTTGACCGAGACAACGCTTTAAGGAGAGCCCTGGCAGATTCCTTACAACAAGCTGGTCAATT CTTTTATCCTCGATGGAGGGAATACGAAGCATCTCAAGCATCTCGAATGTTAGATTTTACATTAGAAGAGACCCAATGGCAAGAAGATTGGGAAAGTTTATTGGCAACTGCTGCGCAGCCGGGAAGCGCGTTGGAACAATTACATGTATTTGCTCTTGCCCATATCTTAAGACGACCTATTATTGTTTATGGggttaaatatgttaaaagtTTTCGGGGCGAAGACATAG GTTACGCAAGATTCGAGGGTGTCTACCTTCCACTTTTATGGGAGCCATCATTTTGTATTCGATCGCCTATCGCATTGGGTTATACGCGGGGTCATTTTACAGCTCTCGTACCTATCGAGCCATACGCGTCATCTAGAATACCACCAATTTCATCCCATGGCGGCGTAGGTTTAGTTACCGGTAATAGTCCGCTGCAACAGTTGCAAATAGAAATGCAGACCACGTTCATGCCGTTGATGGACCGAGAACACAAATTGTTGCCAATCCATTTCTTGAGTCCGGAAGAAGTTGGTCGGGAGGAGACCATTTTGAAGGAATGGCTCGACGTGTGTAGAACCGAGGGTGGTGTACTTGTTGCGCAACAAAAACTTCATAAAAGACCTTTACTCGTAGCACAAATGTTAGAGGAATGGTTGAATCATTATCGAAGACTCGC
- the Trbd gene encoding ubiquitin thioesterase trabid isoform X2 — protein sequence MSNRLEERESKWTCEYCTYENWPSSLRCTMCRNFKPLLGEDIYRLRDPSPQRSGSNVASGPVTHLSPTDSYNLSPQNYSQNVPSGGKWSCAMCTYLNYQNTTRCVQCGNKKPMGLNQSIHSIASNLHEHLAPLRLGDPPPNSGSIPPPINLHPERYYNLQTNLHPEKWSCLDCTYENWPKATKCVMCGNHKEKDRRDKSTNNVGIILPSPERDHSQRNLPSPPHVPYIHQTQRDENMAVGRRYSDSRNDNLSTPQSPNNCDYERRLKQLRRHTDWCWLNACLGIVEGDNAPVEAYLASGGDPARQLTHSEVLLLNRSSAFDVGHTLVHLAIRFQREDILATLLSQIEGSGSGVKRVPSYVAPDLAAQIRRHVTNSIRLCKGSFPCYFVTDIATFALPAEVEDLPSIVQEQLLEELLDKEAQQQLEGGCGEPPALNWSLEITERLGSRLHALWNRSAGDCLLDSAMQATWGVFDRDNALRRALADSLQQAGQFFYPRWREYEASQASRMLDFTLEETQWQEDWESLLATAAQPGSALEQLHVFALAHILRRPIIVYGVKYVKSFRGEDIGYARFEGVYLPLLWEPSFCIRSPIALGYTRGHFTALVPIEPYASSRIPPISSHGGVGLVTGNSPLQQLQIEMQTTFMPLMDREHKLLPIHFLSPEEVGREETILKEWLDVCRTEGGVLVAQQKLHKRPLLVAQMLEEWLNHYRRLAQTNNAPFLRPPVLQDYSSDGDTEDE from the exons ATGAGTAACAGGCTTGAAGAGCGAGAGTCGAAATGGACCTGTGAATATTGTACATACGAAAACTGGCCTTCTTCTTTGAGATGCACGATGTGCAGAAATTTCAAGCCTTTATTAGGGGAGGATATCTACCGTCTAAGGGATCCAAGTCCACAAAGATCTGGATCGAACGTCGCGTCTGGTCCAGTAACTCATTTAAGTCCTACGGATTCTTATAATCTTAGTCCACAGAATTATAGTCAGAATGTACCATCGGGTGGAAAGTGGTCTTGTGCAATGTGTACCTATCTTAACTATCAAAATACCACACGTTGTGTTCAGTGTGGAAATAAAAAACCCATGGGTCTCAATCAGTCTATACACTCCATAGCTTCGAATTTGCATGAACATCTAGCACCCCTTAGGCTAGGAGATCCACCACCAAATTCAGGATCTATACCTCCGCCGATAAATTTACACCCGgaaagatattataatttacaaactaATTTACATCCCGAAAAGTGGTCTTGCCTCGATTGTACTTATGAAAATTGGCCAAAAGCTACGAAGTGCGTGATGTGTGGTAATCataaagaaaaagacagaagAGATAAAAGCACCAATAATGTGGGTATTATTTTGCCAAGTCCAGAAAGAGATCACAGCCAGCGCAACTTACCCTCTCCACCCCATGTACCATATATTCATCAAACCCAAAGGGATGAGAATATGGCTGTAGGACGAAG ATATTCTGATAGCAGGAATGACAATTTATCGACTCCTCAATCTCCTAATAATTGTGACTATGAACGTAGATTAAAGCAGCTAAGGCGTCACACTGATTGGTGCTGGTTAAATGCATGTCTTGGCATTGTGGAAGGTGACAATGCTCCTGTCGAGGCTTATTTGGCAAGCGGAGGCGATCCTGCTCGTCAGTTGACGCACTCGGAAGTTCTGCTTCTTAATAGAAGTAGCGCTTTTGATGTCGGACATACTCTAGTACATTTAGCAATTAG ATTTCAAAGAGAAGATATTCTAGCAACATTATTATCACAAATTGAAGGTTCAGGTTCTGGAGTAAAAAGGGTACCAAGTTATGTTGCACCAGATTTGGCTGCTCAGATACGCAGACATGTCACCAATAGTATCCGGTTATGCAAGGGTTCCTTTCCATGTTATTTTGTCACTGATATAGCTACATTCGCTTTGCCTGCCGAG gTAGAGGATTTACCGAGCATTGTTCAAGAACAGCTATTGGAGGAGTTACTAGATAAGGAAGCTCAACAGCAATTAGAAGGTGGTTGCGGAGAACCGCCAGCACTAAATTGGTCTCTTGAAATTACCGAGCGTTTAGGAAGTCGCTTACACGCGCTTTGGAATAGATCTGCCGGAGACTGTTTACTAGATTCTGCAATGCAAGCTACTTGGGGAGTTTTTGACCGAGACAACGCTTTAAGGAGAGCCCTGGCAGATTCCTTACAACAAGCTGGTCAATT CTTTTATCCTCGATGGAGGGAATACGAAGCATCTCAAGCATCTCGAATGTTAGATTTTACATTAGAAGAGACCCAATGGCAAGAAGATTGGGAAAGTTTATTGGCAACTGCTGCGCAGCCGGGAAGCGCGTTGGAACAATTACATGTATTTGCTCTTGCCCATATCTTAAGACGACCTATTATTGTTTATGGggttaaatatgttaaaagtTTTCGGGGCGAAGACATAG GTTACGCAAGATTCGAGGGTGTCTACCTTCCACTTTTATGGGAGCCATCATTTTGTATTCGATCGCCTATCGCATTGGGTTATACGCGGGGTCATTTTACAGCTCTCGTACCTATCGAGCCATACGCGTCATCTAGAATACCACCAATTTCATCCCATGGCGGCGTAGGTTTAGTTACCGGTAATAGTCCGCTGCAACAGTTGCAAATAGAAATGCAGACCACGTTCATGCCGTTGATGGACCGAGAACACAAATTGTTGCCAATCCATTTCTTGAGTCCGGAAGAAGTTGGTCGGGAGGAGACCATTTTGAAGGAATGGCTCGACGTGTGTAGAACCGAGGGTGGTGTACTTGTTGCGCAACAAAAACTTCATAAAAGACCTTTACTCGTAGCACAAATGTTAGAGGAATGGTTGAATCATTATCGAAGACTCGC
- the Trbd gene encoding ubiquitin thioesterase trabid isoform X3 translates to MSNRLEERESKWTCEYCTYENWPSSLRCTMCRNFKPLLGEDIYRLRDPSPQRSGSNVASGPVTHLSPTDSYNLSPQNYSQNVPSGGKWSCAMCTYLNYQNTTRCVQCGNKKPMGLNQSIHSIASNLHEHLAPLRLGDPPPNSGSIPPPINLHPERYYNLQTNLHPEKWSCLDCTYENWPKATKCVMCGNHKEKDRRDKSTNNVGIILPSPERDHSQRNLPSPPHVPYIHQTQRDENMAVGRRLKQLRRHTDWCWLNACLGIVEGDNAPVEAYLASGGDPARQLTHSEVLLLNRSSAFDVGHTLVHLAIRFQREDILATLLSQIEGSGSGVKRVPSYVAPDLAAQIRRHVTNSIRLCKGSFPCYFVTDIATFALPAEVEDLPSIVQEQLLEELLDKEAQQQLEGGCGEPPALNWSLEITERLGSRLHALWNRSAGDCLLDSAMQATWGVFDRDNALRRALADSLQQAGQFFYPRWREYEASQASRMLDFTLEETQWQEDWESLLATAAQPGSALEQLHVFALAHILRRPIIVYGVKYVKSFRGEDIGYARFEGVYLPLLWEPSFCIRSPIALGYTRGHFTALVPIEPYASSRIPPISSHGGVGLVTGNSPLQQLQIEMQTTFMPLMDREHKLLPIHFLSPEEVGREETILKEWLDVCRTEGGVLVAQQKLHKRPLLVAQMLEEWLNHYRRLAQTNNAPFLRPPVLQDYSSDGDTEDE, encoded by the exons ATGAGTAACAGGCTTGAAGAGCGAGAGTCGAAATGGACCTGTGAATATTGTACATACGAAAACTGGCCTTCTTCTTTGAGATGCACGATGTGCAGAAATTTCAAGCCTTTATTAGGGGAGGATATCTACCGTCTAAGGGATCCAAGTCCACAAAGATCTGGATCGAACGTCGCGTCTGGTCCAGTAACTCATTTAAGTCCTACGGATTCTTATAATCTTAGTCCACAGAATTATAGTCAGAATGTACCATCGGGTGGAAAGTGGTCTTGTGCAATGTGTACCTATCTTAACTATCAAAATACCACACGTTGTGTTCAGTGTGGAAATAAAAAACCCATGGGTCTCAATCAGTCTATACACTCCATAGCTTCGAATTTGCATGAACATCTAGCACCCCTTAGGCTAGGAGATCCACCACCAAATTCAGGATCTATACCTCCGCCGATAAATTTACACCCGgaaagatattataatttacaaactaATTTACATCCCGAAAAGTGGTCTTGCCTCGATTGTACTTATGAAAATTGGCCAAAAGCTACGAAGTGCGTGATGTGTGGTAATCataaagaaaaagacagaagAGATAAAAGCACCAATAATGTGGGTATTATTTTGCCAAGTCCAGAAAGAGATCACAGCCAGCGCAACTTACCCTCTCCACCCCATGTACCATATATTCATCAAACCCAAAGGGATGAGAATATGGCTGTAGGACGAAG ATTAAAGCAGCTAAGGCGTCACACTGATTGGTGCTGGTTAAATGCATGTCTTGGCATTGTGGAAGGTGACAATGCTCCTGTCGAGGCTTATTTGGCAAGCGGAGGCGATCCTGCTCGTCAGTTGACGCACTCGGAAGTTCTGCTTCTTAATAGAAGTAGCGCTTTTGATGTCGGACATACTCTAGTACATTTAGCAATTAG ATTTCAAAGAGAAGATATTCTAGCAACATTATTATCACAAATTGAAGGTTCAGGTTCTGGAGTAAAAAGGGTACCAAGTTATGTTGCACCAGATTTGGCTGCTCAGATACGCAGACATGTCACCAATAGTATCCGGTTATGCAAGGGTTCCTTTCCATGTTATTTTGTCACTGATATAGCTACATTCGCTTTGCCTGCCGAG gTAGAGGATTTACCGAGCATTGTTCAAGAACAGCTATTGGAGGAGTTACTAGATAAGGAAGCTCAACAGCAATTAGAAGGTGGTTGCGGAGAACCGCCAGCACTAAATTGGTCTCTTGAAATTACCGAGCGTTTAGGAAGTCGCTTACACGCGCTTTGGAATAGATCTGCCGGAGACTGTTTACTAGATTCTGCAATGCAAGCTACTTGGGGAGTTTTTGACCGAGACAACGCTTTAAGGAGAGCCCTGGCAGATTCCTTACAACAAGCTGGTCAATT CTTTTATCCTCGATGGAGGGAATACGAAGCATCTCAAGCATCTCGAATGTTAGATTTTACATTAGAAGAGACCCAATGGCAAGAAGATTGGGAAAGTTTATTGGCAACTGCTGCGCAGCCGGGAAGCGCGTTGGAACAATTACATGTATTTGCTCTTGCCCATATCTTAAGACGACCTATTATTGTTTATGGggttaaatatgttaaaagtTTTCGGGGCGAAGACATAG GTTACGCAAGATTCGAGGGTGTCTACCTTCCACTTTTATGGGAGCCATCATTTTGTATTCGATCGCCTATCGCATTGGGTTATACGCGGGGTCATTTTACAGCTCTCGTACCTATCGAGCCATACGCGTCATCTAGAATACCACCAATTTCATCCCATGGCGGCGTAGGTTTAGTTACCGGTAATAGTCCGCTGCAACAGTTGCAAATAGAAATGCAGACCACGTTCATGCCGTTGATGGACCGAGAACACAAATTGTTGCCAATCCATTTCTTGAGTCCGGAAGAAGTTGGTCGGGAGGAGACCATTTTGAAGGAATGGCTCGACGTGTGTAGAACCGAGGGTGGTGTACTTGTTGCGCAACAAAAACTTCATAAAAGACCTTTACTCGTAGCACAAATGTTAGAGGAATGGTTGAATCATTATCGAAGACTCGC